One window of Myxocyprinus asiaticus isolate MX2 ecotype Aquarium Trade chromosome 4, UBuf_Myxa_2, whole genome shotgun sequence genomic DNA carries:
- the LOC127439909 gene encoding high affinity copper uptake protein 1-like produces the protein MDMSHTHHNHHNDMTMSPPITDSHGDHEHPDTGHMMMQMTFYLGYKNVELLFAWLVINTPGEMAGACIGVFLLAVFYEGLKIGREVLLRRNQVNVRYNSMPVPGADGTILMETHKTVGQRMLSVAHLLQTVLHIIQVVVSYFLMLVFMTYNGYLCIAVAAGAGFGYFIFSWKKAVVVDITEHCH, from the exons ATGGATATGTCACATACACACCATAATCACCATAACGACATGACCATGTCACCTCCAATCACAGACTCTCATGGAGACCATGAGCACCCTGACACAGGCCATATGATGATG CAAATGACCTTCTACTTAGGCTACAAAAATGTTGAGCTGCTATTCGCCTGGCTTGTCATCAACACACCAGGAG AGATGGCAGGTGCATGCATCGGTGTGTTCCTGCTGGCTGTGTTCTACGAGGGGCTTAAGATCGGTCGTGAGGTCCTGTTGAGAAGGAATCAGGTGAACGTGCGTTACAACTCCATGCCTGTCCCTGGAGCAGATGGAACCATTCTCATGGAGACCCACAAAACAGTTGG CCAGCGAATGCTGAGTGTTGCACACTTGCTCCAGACGGTTCTACACATCATCCAAGTGGTGGTCAGTTACTTCCTCATGCTGGTGTTCATGACATACAACGGTTACCTGTGCATCGCCGTGGCGGCGGGCGCAGGGTTTGGCTACTTCATCTTCAGCTGGAAGAAGGCAGTAGTGGTGGATATTACAGAGCACTGTCATTGA
- the LOC127439916 gene encoding anaphase-promoting complex subunit CDC26-like translates to MLRRKPTRLELKLDDTDEFESVKKELESRKKQRDEVDVVGVATFSEMSGASGGATDGKTREQMIHERIGYKPHLKPNTLPSLFGNLQF, encoded by the exons ATGCTGCGCAGGAAACCCACGCGCCTCGAGCTCAAGCTGGATGACACGGACGAGTTTGAAAGTGTGAAAAAAGAACTAGAG AGTCGAAAGAAACAGAGGGATGAGGTGGATGTAGTTGGTGTAGCCACATTCAGCGAGATGAGTGGAGCATCAGGTGGAGCCACAGACGGGAAAACCAGAGAGCAGATGATCCACGAACGAATTGGATACAAACCTCACCTGAAGCCTAACACATTACCATCACTTTTCGGGAACCTTCAGTTTTGA